One Pseudochaenichthys georgianus chromosome 4, fPseGeo1.2, whole genome shotgun sequence DNA window includes the following coding sequences:
- the dr1 gene encoding protein Dr1, whose product MASSSGNDDDLTIPRAAINKMIKEVLPNVRVANDARELVVNCCTEFIHLISSEANEICNKSDKKTISPEHVINALESLGFASYITEVKDVLQECKTVALKRRKASSRLENLGIPEEELLRQQQELFAKARQQQAELAQQEWLQMQQAAQQAQMAASASAAQQAGSSQDEDDEEDM is encoded by the exons ATGGCTTCTTCCTCTGGAAACGACGACGACCTCACCATCCCCAGAGCAGCTATCAACAAGATGATCAAGGAAGTTCTCCCTAACGTCCGAGTGGCTAACGACGCCAGGGAGCTGGTGGTTAACTGCTGCACCGAGTTCATACACCTCATATCCTCAGAAGCCAATGAAATATGCAACAAGTCCGACAAGAAGACCATCTCTCCTGAGCATGTCATCAATG CCCTAGAGAGCCTTGGTTTCGCATCATACATCACGGAGGTGAAGGACGTCCTGCAGGAGTGTAAAACTGTGGCTCTGAAGAGGAGGAAGGCCAGCTCTCGACTGGAGAACCTGGGGATCCCGGAGGAAGAGCTGCTCAGACAACAGCAGGAACTGTTTGCCAAG GCGCGGCAGCAGCAGGCGGAGCTCGCCCAGCAGGAGTGGCTCCAGATGCAGCAGGCGGCCCAGCAGGCGCAGATGGCTGCCTCCGCCAGTGCCGCCCAGCAGGCCGGGTCATCTCAGGATGAAGACGACGAGGAAGACATGTGA